The following are from one region of the Carnobacterium gallinarum DSM 4847 genome:
- the lysS gene encoding lysine--tRNA ligase, whose translation MSNETNQQEELNDQLQVRREKLDHLHEKGIDPFGQRFERTHLSNELHAAYDEFTKEELLEKKETATVAGRMMTKRGKGKVGFAHLQDRKGQIQIYVRKDTVGEEDYEIFKNADLGDFIGVTGDVMKTDTGEVTIKPTSLTQLSKALRPLPDKYHGLTNIEQRYRQRYLDLISNKESFDRFTKRSQIIKEIRNYLNEQDYLEVETPTLHNIAGGAAARPFITHHNALDMDLYLRIALELHLKRLIVGGMEKVYELGRVFRNEGVDTTHNPEFTMLEVYTAYTDYEDVMDLTEGIIQTAANRVLGTGKITYGGVAVDLDTQWKRQHMLDAIKEYSGVNFWPVMSDEDARALAKEHNVPITEHMQYGHVVNEFFEVFVEEKLIQPTFIFGHPVEISPLAKKNPEDGRFTDRFELFIVGNEYANAFTELNDPIDQRQRFEAQMKERADGNDEAHQLDEDFLEALEYGMPPTGGLGIGVDRLVMLLTDAAAIRDVLLFPTMRNH comes from the coding sequence ATGAGTAACGAAACAAATCAACAAGAAGAATTAAACGATCAATTACAGGTTCGTCGTGAAAAATTAGACCATTTACATGAAAAAGGCATTGATCCATTTGGTCAACGTTTTGAAAGAACGCATTTGTCTAACGAATTACATGCAGCCTACGATGAATTCACAAAAGAAGAATTGTTAGAGAAGAAAGAAACAGCAACGGTTGCTGGTCGTATGATGACAAAACGTGGCAAAGGTAAAGTAGGATTTGCTCATTTACAAGATCGTAAAGGTCAAATCCAAATCTATGTTCGTAAAGATACTGTTGGAGAAGAAGATTATGAAATTTTTAAAAATGCCGATCTAGGTGACTTCATCGGAGTAACTGGCGATGTCATGAAAACTGATACTGGTGAAGTAACAATTAAACCAACTTCATTAACTCAACTTTCAAAAGCATTACGTCCATTGCCTGATAAATACCACGGCTTAACAAATATTGAACAACGTTACCGTCAACGTTATTTAGATTTAATTAGTAACAAAGAAAGCTTTGATCGTTTTACAAAACGTAGTCAAATCATCAAAGAAATCCGTAACTATTTAAATGAACAAGACTATTTAGAAGTAGAAACACCAACCCTACACAATATTGCTGGTGGAGCAGCGGCTCGTCCGTTTATTACACACCATAATGCTTTAGATATGGATTTATACTTGCGTATTGCACTAGAATTACATTTGAAACGTCTAATTGTAGGTGGAATGGAGAAAGTTTACGAATTAGGTCGTGTTTTCCGTAATGAAGGAGTAGATACTACTCACAATCCAGAATTTACAATGCTAGAAGTGTATACAGCCTATACAGACTATGAAGATGTTATGGATTTAACAGAAGGTATTATCCAAACAGCTGCTAATCGTGTATTAGGAACTGGCAAAATCACATATGGTGGAGTGGCAGTTGATTTAGACACTCAATGGAAACGTCAGCACATGTTGGATGCTATTAAAGAATACTCAGGAGTAAATTTTTGGCCAGTCATGTCTGATGAAGACGCACGTGCACTTGCTAAAGAACACAATGTTCCAATTACTGAGCATATGCAATATGGACATGTTGTAAATGAATTCTTTGAAGTTTTCGTAGAAGAAAAACTAATTCAACCAACCTTTATTTTTGGTCACCCCGTGGAAATTTCTCCATTAGCGAAGAAAAATCCTGAAGATGGACGTTTTACGGATCGATTTGAACTATTTATAGTAGGAAACGAATATGCGAATGCCTTTACCGAATTAAATGACCCAATTGATCAAAGACAACGCTTTGAAGCACAAATGAAAGAACGTGCTGATGGAAATGATGAAGCACATCAATTAGATGAAGATTTCTTAGAAGCTTTAGAATACGGTATGCCGCCAACAGGTGGTTTAGGAATTGGAGTAGATCGTTTAGTTATGTTGTTAACTGATGCTGCTGCTATCCGTGATGTTCTATTATTTCCAACAATGCGTAATCATTAA
- the dusB gene encoding tRNA dihydrouridine synthase DusB, with protein sequence MWKIGDVEIDNQVVVAPMAGISNAAFRVTVKEFGAGLVVCEMISDKGIQQRNKKTLDMLHIEETEYPLSVQIFGGDKATLVEAAKFVEANTQAAIIDINMGCPVSKVIKAEAGAKWLLDPNKVYEMVAAVADAVKIPVTVKMRIGWDLDHVFAVENALAAERAGAGAVAMHGRTRVQMYEGEADWSVLREVKQALTIPFMGNGDVRTPMDAKRMLDEVGADGVMIGRAALGNPWMIYQTKHYLETGILLPEPSAREKIQTAKLHLERLVDLKGEMLATREFRQHAAYYLKGISRAAKTKVAVNQATRPEEMAQILDDFVDATEEREMKLAK encoded by the coding sequence ATGTGGAAAATTGGAGATGTTGAGATTGATAACCAAGTAGTTGTTGCGCCCATGGCTGGAATTAGTAATGCAGCCTTTCGTGTAACAGTTAAAGAATTTGGTGCGGGGCTGGTTGTCTGCGAGATGATTAGTGACAAAGGTATCCAACAAAGAAATAAGAAGACGTTAGACATGCTTCATATAGAAGAAACTGAATATCCCTTAAGTGTACAAATCTTTGGTGGGGATAAAGCAACCTTAGTTGAAGCCGCTAAATTTGTCGAAGCAAATACTCAAGCAGCAATTATCGATATTAATATGGGGTGTCCAGTTAGCAAAGTTATCAAAGCGGAAGCAGGTGCTAAATGGTTGCTAGATCCAAATAAAGTCTATGAAATGGTTGCAGCAGTGGCAGATGCAGTTAAAATTCCAGTAACTGTTAAAATGCGTATTGGTTGGGACTTAGATCATGTCTTCGCAGTTGAAAATGCTTTAGCAGCTGAACGTGCTGGAGCTGGAGCCGTTGCGATGCACGGTAGAACAAGAGTACAAATGTACGAAGGCGAGGCTGATTGGTCTGTTTTGCGTGAAGTCAAACAAGCTTTAACTATTCCGTTTATGGGAAATGGGGATGTCCGTACTCCGATGGATGCTAAACGAATGCTTGATGAAGTTGGAGCCGATGGAGTAATGATTGGTCGTGCAGCATTAGGAAATCCTTGGATGATTTATCAAACAAAACACTATTTAGAAACAGGAATCTTACTTCCAGAACCATCAGCTAGAGAAAAAATTCAAACAGCCAAACTTCATTTAGAACGTTTAGTTGATTTAAAAGGTGAAATGTTAGCAACAAGAGAGTTTCGTCAACATGCTGCTTACTACTTAAAAGGAATTTCTCGTGCTGCTAAAACTAAAGTAGCTGTAAATCAAGCAACACGCCCAGAAGAAATGGCGCAAATTTTAGATGACTTCGTGGATGCAACAGAAGAACGTGAAATGAAACTAGCAAAATAA
- the cysK gene encoding cysteine synthase A encodes MVKIVSSVTELIGETPIVKLNRVVPEGAADVYVKLEFFNAGSSVKDRIALNMIEVAEEEGILKPGGTIVEATSGNTGIGLAMVAAAKNYPAIFVMPETMSIERRKILRAYGATVILTPGKDGMKGAIAKANELASQDGFFMPRQFDNLANPAVHEATTGPEILEAFDGKGPDAFVSGVGTGGTLTGVGHVLKAANPEILVYALEPAESPVLAGGSPSPHKIQGIGAGFVPAVLDTKVYDGIIEVTSDDAIETAREVAAKEGILVGISSGAAIKGAIEVAKKLGKGKKVLAVVPDNGERYLSTALYPTVEGE; translated from the coding sequence ATGGTAAAAATCGTATCGTCAGTCACAGAGTTAATTGGAGAAACACCAATTGTGAAACTAAATCGTGTTGTTCCAGAAGGTGCAGCAGATGTATATGTGAAATTAGAGTTTTTCAATGCAGGTAGCAGTGTAAAAGATCGGATTGCCTTAAATATGATTGAAGTTGCTGAAGAAGAAGGCATATTAAAACCAGGTGGAACCATTGTAGAAGCGACTAGTGGAAATACTGGTATTGGCTTGGCAATGGTAGCTGCTGCAAAAAATTATCCAGCAATTTTTGTGATGCCTGAAACTATGAGCATAGAACGACGTAAGATTTTAAGAGCCTATGGAGCAACTGTGATTTTAACTCCGGGTAAAGACGGGATGAAAGGAGCCATTGCAAAAGCTAACGAACTAGCAAGTCAGGATGGTTTCTTTATGCCAAGACAATTTGATAATTTGGCAAATCCAGCAGTTCATGAAGCAACGACCGGTCCAGAAATTTTAGAAGCGTTTGATGGAAAAGGTCCTGATGCATTTGTTTCTGGTGTTGGAACAGGTGGAACCTTGACAGGTGTGGGTCATGTTCTTAAAGCGGCAAATCCAGAAATCTTAGTTTATGCATTAGAACCAGCTGAATCACCAGTTTTAGCAGGTGGTTCGCCAAGTCCTCATAAAATCCAAGGAATTGGGGCAGGTTTTGTACCAGCAGTCTTAGATACTAAAGTTTATGATGGTATTATAGAAGTAACAAGTGACGATGCGATTGAAACTGCTCGTGAAGTAGCCGCAAAAGAAGGGATTCTAGTAGGGATTTCATCTGGTGCAGCGATCAAAGGCGCAATTGAAGTTGCCAAAAAATTAGGTAAAGGGAAAAAAGTTTTAGCAGTTGTGCCTGATAATGGCGAACGTTATCTATCAACAGCACTTTATCCAACAGTTGAAGGTGAATAA
- the hslO gene encoding Hsp33 family molecular chaperone HslO, translating into MSDYLLKSVCYDGQIRAYAVCATETVSEAQKRHDTWSAASAALGRTMVGALLLGATMKGDDKMTVKVDGDGPVGHIIVDSNAKGETKGYIANPKVQLPLNAVGKIDVRGAVGTQGSLTVTKDIGMKEAFSGQVPLVSGELGEDFTYYMANSEQVPSAIGLSVLVDTDDSIKAAGGFMIQVMPGATDETLDAIEKNIAEIPLVSRLMEQGEQPEEILYRLLGGEENVKILEKMPISFKCDCSKERFADAIITLGATEIQAMIDEDHGAEANCHFCGNSYHYSEVDLAELKIVAEA; encoded by the coding sequence ATGTCAGATTATTTATTGAAAAGCGTTTGTTACGATGGACAAATTAGAGCTTATGCAGTTTGTGCAACAGAAACTGTTAGCGAAGCTCAAAAAAGACATGATACATGGAGTGCGGCTTCCGCAGCTCTAGGTCGAACAATGGTTGGCGCTTTATTATTAGGTGCAACTATGAAGGGTGACGACAAGATGACCGTCAAAGTCGATGGAGATGGTCCTGTAGGTCATATCATCGTTGACAGTAACGCCAAAGGTGAGACAAAAGGGTATATTGCAAATCCTAAAGTTCAATTGCCTTTAAATGCTGTTGGTAAAATCGATGTGCGTGGCGCTGTTGGAACACAAGGCTCATTAACCGTTACAAAAGACATTGGAATGAAAGAAGCTTTTTCAGGACAAGTTCCTCTAGTAAGTGGTGAACTAGGAGAAGACTTCACGTACTATATGGCGAATTCAGAGCAAGTACCATCAGCGATTGGTCTTAGTGTTCTAGTTGACACAGATGACTCAATTAAAGCAGCAGGTGGCTTTATGATTCAAGTTATGCCAGGAGCAACTGATGAAACTTTAGATGCAATTGAAAAAAATATTGCTGAAATTCCATTAGTTTCAAGATTAATGGAGCAAGGAGAACAACCAGAAGAAATTCTATATCGTTTATTAGGTGGCGAAGAGAATGTGAAGATTCTTGAAAAAATGCCAATTAGTTTTAAATGTGATTGTTCAAAAGAACGCTTTGCTGATGCGATTATCACACTTGGAGCAACTGAAATCCAAGCAATGATTGATGAAGATCATGGTGCTGAAGCAAACTGTCATTTCTGTGGCAATAGCTATCATTATAGTGAAGTTGATTTAGCAGAGTTAAAGATTGTGGCAGAAGCTTAA
- the ftsH gene encoding ATP-dependent zinc metalloprotease FtsH — MKKNGLFKNGIFYAIVFLGIIGIVSWAGSGSSSSQSSEIPASEFVKQLKEDEIKEFSIQPSGGVYKITGEYRKAQKVKDSSAGTGFSLFGSNKNAETKNFTTAVLANDSTVSQITEAAQSNKITMTPLEEATMGFWLSLLISFAPILVLVLLFYLMMGQSQGGQGGGGRGVMNFGKSKAKEADNKANKVRFSDVAGAEEEKQELVEVVEFLKDPRRFIALGARIPAGVLLEGPPGTGKTLLAKAVAGEAGVPFYSISGSDFVEMFVGVGASRVRDLFETAKKNAPAIIFIDEIDAVGRQRGAGMGGGHDEREQTLNQLLVEMDGFSGNEGVIIIAATNRSDVLDPALLRPGRFDRQILVGRPDVKGREAILKVHARNKPLAADVDLKVVAQQTPGFAGADLENVLNEAALVAARRNKTKIDALDVDEAQDRVIAGPAKRDRAISKKEREMVAYHEAGHTIVGMVLSDARVVHKVTIVPRGRAGGYAIMLPKEDRFLMTKTEMFEQIVGLLGGRTAEEMIFDVQSTGASNDFEQATGLARSMVTEYGMSDALGPVQYEGNHQVFVGRDYGQTKAYSEQVAYEIDKEVRKILTDAHKEARRILEEHKAEHQLIAEKLLELETLDEKTIKSLFETGEMPVKTVTEDYPREDGGASFEEAKKALEAKEAEKLKEEEAEVKAKKIAETEAELQEKTKAEEASEEIKEEKAEDDKSE, encoded by the coding sequence ATGAAGAAGAACGGACTCTTTAAAAACGGCATCTTCTATGCGATTGTTTTCTTAGGGATTATTGGGATTGTATCTTGGGCAGGAAGTGGCTCATCAAGCTCACAAAGTAGCGAAATTCCAGCAAGTGAATTTGTTAAACAATTAAAAGAAGATGAAATCAAAGAATTCAGTATCCAACCAAGTGGTGGAGTATACAAAATCACTGGGGAATATCGTAAAGCACAAAAAGTGAAGGACAGTTCTGCTGGAACAGGATTTAGTTTATTTGGTTCCAACAAAAATGCTGAAACTAAAAACTTTACAACAGCAGTTTTAGCTAACGATTCAACAGTTAGCCAAATTACTGAAGCAGCACAAAGCAATAAAATTACTATGACACCTCTGGAAGAAGCAACAATGGGCTTCTGGTTAAGTCTATTAATTTCATTTGCCCCAATTCTAGTTTTAGTTTTATTATTCTATCTAATGATGGGTCAAAGTCAAGGTGGACAAGGCGGCGGTGGTCGTGGAGTCATGAACTTTGGTAAATCAAAAGCTAAAGAAGCAGATAATAAAGCCAATAAAGTTCGTTTCTCTGATGTAGCAGGTGCTGAGGAAGAAAAACAAGAACTAGTTGAAGTGGTTGAATTCTTAAAAGATCCAAGACGCTTTATCGCTTTAGGAGCTAGAATTCCAGCAGGAGTACTTCTTGAAGGACCTCCCGGAACTGGTAAAACATTATTAGCAAAAGCCGTAGCTGGTGAAGCTGGCGTACCATTCTATTCTATCTCAGGTTCAGATTTCGTAGAGATGTTTGTTGGGGTCGGTGCAAGCCGTGTACGTGATTTATTTGAGACTGCGAAGAAAAATGCACCAGCGATTATCTTTATCGATGAAATCGATGCAGTGGGTCGTCAACGTGGCGCAGGTATGGGTGGCGGACACGACGAACGTGAACAAACACTGAACCAATTGCTTGTTGAGATGGATGGATTTAGCGGAAATGAAGGCGTGATTATCATTGCTGCAACAAACCGTTCAGACGTATTAGATCCAGCCTTACTTCGTCCAGGTCGTTTTGACCGTCAAATCTTAGTGGGTCGTCCAGATGTTAAAGGTCGTGAAGCGATTCTTAAAGTTCATGCACGCAACAAACCTTTAGCAGCAGATGTTGATTTAAAAGTTGTAGCACAACAAACACCAGGCTTTGCCGGTGCTGATTTAGAAAATGTCTTAAACGAAGCGGCATTAGTAGCAGCTCGTCGTAATAAAACAAAAATTGATGCACTAGATGTTGATGAAGCTCAAGACCGAGTTATTGCAGGTCCGGCTAAACGAGATCGTGCAATTAGTAAAAAAGAACGTGAAATGGTAGCATACCATGAAGCCGGACATACAATTGTTGGGATGGTTCTAAGTGATGCACGCGTTGTACACAAAGTAACAATCGTACCTCGTGGCCGTGCTGGTGGATATGCAATCATGCTTCCTAAAGAAGATCGTTTCTTAATGACTAAAACAGAAATGTTTGAACAAATCGTTGGGCTTTTAGGTGGACGGACAGCAGAAGAAATGATCTTCGATGTTCAATCAACTGGAGCAAGTAATGACTTTGAACAAGCAACTGGTTTAGCTCGTAGTATGGTGACTGAATATGGAATGAGCGATGCATTAGGCCCAGTTCAATATGAAGGAAATCACCAAGTCTTTGTTGGTCGTGATTATGGACAAACAAAAGCTTACTCTGAGCAAGTCGCTTATGAAATCGATAAAGAAGTACGCAAGATCTTAACAGATGCTCATAAAGAAGCTCGTCGTATCCTAGAAGAACATAAAGCAGAACATCAATTAATTGCTGAAAAACTTCTAGAATTAGAAACATTAGACGAGAAAACAATTAAGAGCTTGTTTGAAACAGGTGAAATGCCTGTGAAAACAGTGACTGAAGATTATCCTCGTGAAGACGGTGGCGCAAGCTTTGAAGAAGCAAAAAAAGCGTTAGAAGCTAAAGAAGCTGAAAAATTAAAAGAGGAAGAAGCCGAAGTGAAAGCTAAAAAAATTGCCGAAACAGAAGCTGAACTTCAAGAAAAAACAAAAGCTGAAGAAGCAAGTGAAGAAATCAAAGAAGAAAAAGCTGAAGACGACAAATCTGAATAA
- the hpt gene encoding hypoxanthine phosphoribosyltransferase, with protein sequence MMQNDIERVLFSREELATKTAELGKILTEEYRGKNPLVIGVLKGATFFMSDIVKEIDTYLEMDFMDVSSYGNETVSSGEVKIIKDLDTNVAGRDLLIVEDIIDSGRTLAYLVDLFKYRQAKSVKIVTLLDKPEGRAVDMDADYVGFLVPNEFVVGYGLDYAERYRNLPYIGILKPEIYQDK encoded by the coding sequence ATTATGCAAAATGATATTGAACGTGTTCTTTTTTCGAGAGAAGAGTTAGCAACAAAAACTGCTGAATTAGGCAAGATTTTAACCGAAGAATATCGTGGGAAAAATCCTTTAGTAATCGGTGTTTTAAAAGGAGCAACCTTCTTTATGTCTGACATCGTAAAAGAAATTGATACTTATTTAGAAATGGACTTTATGGATGTTTCTAGTTATGGTAATGAAACAGTTTCTTCAGGCGAAGTGAAGATTATTAAGGATTTAGATACAAACGTAGCTGGGCGTGACCTCCTAATTGTTGAAGATATTATCGACAGTGGCAGAACGTTGGCTTATTTGGTAGATTTATTCAAATATCGTCAAGCTAAATCAGTTAAAATTGTAACGCTACTGGATAAACCAGAAGGACGTGCAGTTGACATGGATGCAGATTATGTAGGTTTCCTAGTACCCAATGAATTTGTTGTAGGATATGGTTTAGACTACGCAGAAAGATATCGTAACTTACCGTATATCGGTATTTTAAAACCTGAAATTTATCAAGATAAATAA
- the tilS gene encoding tRNA lysidine(34) synthetase TilS codes for MDIKMQFLKNCEKYHYWEPTSQILLAVSGGVDSMVLLDLMTRLPAELKPQFSVAHVNHQLRTASDEEEEFLRNYCQEKTIPFYSKKWEQAQHPKTGIEVAARTIRYTFFQEIMADQGFSQLVTAHHGDDQLETILMRLVRGSHLSGLTGIKMQRSFDDEQRIIFRPLLEFSKADLVEYSRIYQVPYYEDETNHSLVYTRNRYRSQIIPLLKNENPKILTHFLAFSKDLDDLLTLAQPIIQTALTKVVTTMQSNKVQLDLQQFKEYELALQSQLLNQLFIQLMEEQSFSFQRSHVQQVLDLIINPKPNGRLQLSKEWQAIKEYNQLTLTCELQDEIQSDSHNRILSLNEMQTLPNGDQIGLFTTKTIDLDLTKSTISKIWLDPAKLNLPLEVRHRQNGDRMTLKGKITRTKKIKDILIDQKISLKDRDEAYLVQDSAGKILWLIKYKESQLSIEEETDKIQYILVYQKNELY; via the coding sequence ATGGATATCAAAATGCAATTTTTAAAAAACTGCGAAAAATATCACTATTGGGAACCAACTTCTCAGATTCTTTTAGCTGTATCAGGTGGCGTAGATTCAATGGTTTTGTTAGATTTAATGACTCGTTTGCCTGCAGAACTTAAACCACAGTTTAGTGTAGCTCATGTGAATCATCAACTAAGAACAGCATCAGATGAAGAAGAAGAATTTTTACGAAACTATTGCCAAGAAAAAACTATTCCTTTCTATAGTAAAAAATGGGAGCAAGCTCAACATCCAAAAACGGGAATTGAAGTAGCCGCACGAACTATAAGGTATACTTTTTTTCAGGAAATCATGGCAGACCAAGGTTTCAGTCAGTTGGTGACAGCGCATCATGGTGATGATCAGTTGGAAACTATTTTAATGCGTCTTGTACGAGGCAGTCATTTGTCTGGTCTAACAGGAATTAAGATGCAACGGTCATTTGATGATGAGCAACGAATCATTTTTCGACCATTATTAGAATTTAGTAAAGCAGATTTGGTAGAATATAGTCGCATTTATCAAGTTCCATACTATGAAGATGAGACCAATCACAGTTTAGTTTATACGAGAAATCGTTATCGTAGTCAAATTATTCCTTTATTGAAAAATGAGAACCCTAAAATCTTAACTCATTTCCTAGCATTTTCTAAAGATCTGGATGATCTATTGACTCTTGCTCAACCAATCATTCAAACAGCCTTAACAAAAGTTGTGACGACCATGCAGTCAAATAAAGTTCAACTAGATTTGCAACAATTTAAGGAATATGAGTTAGCATTGCAATCTCAACTACTCAATCAATTGTTTATTCAATTAATGGAAGAACAATCATTTTCCTTCCAGCGAAGCCATGTTCAACAAGTGCTAGATTTAATTATAAATCCTAAACCTAATGGCCGCCTTCAATTATCAAAAGAATGGCAGGCAATAAAAGAATACAACCAATTAACCCTTACTTGTGAGTTGCAAGATGAAATACAATCAGATTCTCACAACAGGATATTGAGCTTAAATGAAATGCAAACCTTACCAAATGGGGATCAAATTGGTCTTTTTACAACTAAAACGATTGATCTTGACCTAACAAAATCAACTATCTCAAAGATTTGGCTAGACCCAGCTAAACTAAACTTACCTTTAGAAGTTCGTCATCGTCAAAATGGTGATCGAATGACATTAAAAGGAAAAATAACAAGAACTAAAAAAATTAAGGATATTTTAATAGATCAAAAAATTTCTTTAAAAGACCGAGATGAAGCCTATTTAGTTCAAGATTCTGCTGGGAAAATTCTTTGGCTAATAAAATATAAGGAATCACAATTGTCTATTGAAGAAGAAACTGATAAAATACAATACATACTCGTTTACCAAAAAAATGAGCTGTATTGA
- a CDS encoding S1 domain-containing RNA-binding protein, giving the protein MSIEVGSKISGKVSGITNFGAFIDLGEGKTGLVHISEVSDTFIKDIKDVLKVGDEVLVKVMSIGDDGKIGLSIRRAVDKPASEGTPPRRESSGGYQGRREGSSGGGRDNARSGGYQNQRNNRNTRNEPPKKEDFDSLMSSFIKDSDDRLTSLKRNTEGKRGGRGGRRS; this is encoded by the coding sequence ATGTCAATTGAAGTAGGAAGTAAAATCTCAGGAAAAGTATCAGGTATTACAAATTTTGGTGCATTTATTGATTTAGGTGAAGGTAAAACTGGATTAGTTCATATCAGTGAAGTATCCGATACCTTCATTAAGGACATTAAAGATGTTTTAAAAGTTGGAGATGAAGTTTTAGTCAAAGTAATGTCAATTGGAGATGACGGTAAAATTGGTCTTTCAATTCGTCGTGCTGTGGACAAACCTGCTTCTGAGGGAACACCCCCTCGCCGTGAAAGTTCTGGTGGATATCAAGGACGTCGTGAAGGCAGCAGTGGTGGTGGACGCGACAATGCTCGTAGTGGCGGTTACCAAAATCAACGAAACAATCGAAATACTCGTAATGAACCACCTAAAAAAGAGGATTTTGATTCATTAATGAGCTCGTTTATAAAAGATAGTGACGATCGTTTAACTTCATTAAAACGTAACACTGAAGGCAAACGTGGCGGACGCGGCGGACGCCGTAGCTAA
- a CDS encoding FtsB family cell division protein has product MNKKRNNTNITNFPNDYTQEKNLQSHREKKSKRNARRRISVLFIVSVLLIGGLVFKIALNQKEIASMNVKEVHAEQDLKKTQADQRILNNQIKQLKDESYIEKLARGQYDLSKEGELIFNFADDSASKKLEEAKKKLDDTQNTSSDKKDSSQESSSE; this is encoded by the coding sequence ATGAATAAAAAACGAAACAATACAAATATTACGAATTTTCCTAACGATTATACTCAAGAAAAAAACCTGCAATCCCATCGTGAGAAAAAAAGTAAACGTAATGCTCGTCGCCGAATATCAGTTCTGTTTATTGTGAGTGTGTTACTTATTGGGGGACTTGTTTTTAAAATAGCTCTTAATCAAAAAGAAATTGCTAGTATGAATGTCAAAGAAGTTCATGCTGAACAAGACTTGAAGAAGACCCAAGCTGATCAACGGATATTAAATAACCAGATTAAACAATTAAAAGATGAAAGCTATATTGAAAAACTTGCACGTGGTCAATATGATTTATCAAAAGAGGGCGAACTTATTTTTAATTTTGCTGATGACTCAGCTTCAAAAAAACTAGAAGAAGCAAAGAAAAAATTAGATGACACTCAAAATACGTCTTCAGATAAAAAAGATTCCAGTCAAGAATCAAGTAGTGAATAA
- a CDS encoding RNA-binding S4 domain-containing protein yields the protein MRLDKFLKVSRIIKRRTVAKEVADKGRIQVNGITAKSSTDVKLGDELSIAFGNKTLVVKIDRIIETTKKDEAAHMYTIISETYKNDPQNEN from the coding sequence ATGAGATTAGACAAATTTTTAAAAGTTTCTCGCATTATTAAACGCCGTACTGTAGCGAAAGAAGTGGCAGACAAAGGTCGGATTCAAGTCAATGGGATTACAGCCAAATCATCAACAGATGTAAAATTAGGCGATGAATTAAGTATTGCCTTTGGAAATAAAACGCTAGTTGTAAAAATTGATCGTATCATTGAGACAACTAAAAAAGATGAAGCGGCACATATGTATACCATTATCAGTGAAACCTATAAAAATGATCCTCAGAATGAGAACTAA